CTACTTCTTTAGCTATTTCTTCAGGACAAATCACAAATGCTGTATATGGTTTTACCAGCATGTTGATTAAACTTATCGGTCAAGAAAAACCTGATGTTATTTTAGTTGCTTTTGATAAAGGCAGATCTACGCGTGTTAAGCAATATGCTGATTACAAAGCTCATCGCCCCAAAGCTCCTGATGAACTTAGAAGTCAATTTCCTTTAGTAAAAGAGGTTCTTAAAGTACTTAAAATTCCATTTTTTGAAATTGAGGGATACGAAGCTGACGATATTTTGGCTACTTTAGCAAAAGAAGCGGAAAATGAAGGAGATGAGGTAATTATTGTTACGAGTGACAAGGATGCCTTGCAGCTTGTTTCTCCTAAAACAAAAATTATGACCACAAAAAAAGGAATTAGTGACATTGTTTTGTATGACAAGCAGGCAGTTATTGAACGCTATGGTGTTCCGCCTGAGAAGGTAGTGGATTTTCTTGGCTTAAAAGGCGACCCTTCTGATAATATTCCCGGTATTCCGGGTATTGGAGAAAAAACTGCGACAAAGTTGCTTCAGGAATTCGGAAGTCTTGAAAACACTCTAAGCAACGCGGATAAAGTCTCAGGAAAAAAATTAAAAAATTCTTTGATTGAATTTAAAGAACAAGCAATACTCAGCAAACAGCTGGCGATACTTGATTTAAATTCACCTATAGAAATTAACTTTGAAGACTATAAATTGGGCAATTGGAATGAAAAAGAAGTGAGGGAATTGTTCTCGACCCTTGAGTTCAACACCCTTTTAAAAAGGCTCCTTTCCATTAAATTCAGTAATTTGATTGACGAGCAAAACATTGAACTTCTCAATCCAAAATTTTCAGAACCCGAGGAGGAAAAAGACTGGATAAATCTTTTTAAAAAAATTAAGGTAAACCGTATGTTTGGGCTTCAGCTTATGACAACTGAAAGCCGGGATTCTGTGAGTAGAAAAGTATTAAAACTCGCCTTATCTTTTGATGATAGAACAGTTTATCTTATTCGAGAGAAATCTCTAAAAAAAATTGAACCTTACTTGAAGTCCGATGAGTTTCAAAAAGTGGTTTACGACGGAAAATTGATAATTAATTCTTTAAAAAATGAAAATATTAATTTGAGGGGCATAGTTTTTGATGTTATGGTTGCTGCTTATTTAATAAATCCTCTGAGGAATGCCTATCCTTTAAAAAAACTTTCGGAGGAATACTTAAAAGCCAGTTTTTCTAAAGAAGAAGGGACAATTTCTGCTGGAGAGACATTGGCTATTTTGCGGTTGAAGAATATTTTGCGAAAAGAGCTTGAAAAAATTAATCTGATTGATTTATTTGAACACATAGAAATGCCGCTTATTTATGTTCTTGCGGAGATGGAATGGGAAGGTGTGGGAGTTGATGTTGATTTCCTAAGGAAAATTCGCTTAGACAACGACGGTCTCCTTAAAGAGTTAGAGCAGGATATTTATAATTTAGCAGGAGAGAAATTTAATTTAAATTCACCCCAGCAGCTTGGGAAAATATTGTTTGAAAAATTGGGGTTAGGGGGCGCTAAAAAGACAAAAACGGGTTATTCCACCGATGTT
This window of the Candidatus Oleimmundimicrobium sp. genome carries:
- the polA gene encoding DNA polymerase I, with the protein product MQKGKIILIDGNSLVYRAFFALPTSLAISSGQITNAVYGFTSMLIKLIGQEKPDVILVAFDKGRSTRVKQYADYKAHRPKAPDELRSQFPLVKEVLKVLKIPFFEIEGYEADDILATLAKEAENEGDEVIIVTSDKDALQLVSPKTKIMTTKKGISDIVLYDKQAVIERYGVPPEKVVDFLGLKGDPSDNIPGIPGIGEKTATKLLQEFGSLENTLSNADKVSGKKLKNSLIEFKEQAILSKQLAILDLNSPIEINFEDYKLGNWNEKEVRELFSTLEFNTLLKRLLSIKFSNLIDEQNIELLNPKFSEPEEEKDWINLFKKIKVNRMFGLQLMTTESRDSVSRKVLKLALSFDDRTVYLIREKSLKKIEPYLKSDEFQKVVYDGKLIINSLKNENINLRGIVFDVMVAAYLINPLRNAYPLKKLSEEYLKASFSKEEGTISAGETLAILRLKNILRKELEKINLIDLFEHIEMPLIYVLAEMEWEGVGVDVDFLRKIRLDNDGLLKELEQDIYNLAGEKFNLNSPQQLGKILFEKLGLGGAKKTKTGYSTDVSVLNKLADAHPIVKKIMHYRELNKLFSTYILTLPKMVNPKTRRLHTSFNQAVTTTGRLSSSNPNLQNIPVKGELGKDIRRAFIPSRTGDELIVADYSQIELRILAHFSEDDNLVKAFKEGEDVHTKTASEVFSVSIEDIVPEMRRVAKAVNFGIIYGMSPFGLSEQLGISKEEAASYIESYFERYPKVKSYIDNSITQAYKNGYVETLLGRRRNLPELESDNYRIRSFGERLAVNFPIQGSAADIIKIAMIRLSNEIKKQGLQTQMILQVHDELVFEVPPLERGVFNLIKNTMENAYPLKVKMKVEIKIGDNWVDAKSI